One region of Rattus norvegicus strain BN/NHsdMcwi chromosome 13, GRCr8, whole genome shotgun sequence genomic DNA includes:
- the Tmem9 gene encoding proton-transporting V-type ATPase complex assembly regulator TMEM9 precursor → MKLLCLVAVVGCLLVPPAQANKSSEDIRCKCICPPYRNISGHIYNQNVSQKDCNCLHVVEPMPVPGHDVEAYCLLCECRYEERSTTTIKVIIVIYLSVVGALLLYMAFLMLVDPLIRKPDAYTEQLHNEEENEDARSMAAAAASIGGPRANTVLERVEGAQQRWKLQVQEQRKTVFDRHKMLS, encoded by the exons ATGAAGctgctgtgtttggtggctgtggTGGGGTGCTTGCTGGTACCCCCGGCTCAAGCCAACAAG AGCTCTGAAGATATCCGGTGCAAATGCATCTGTCCCCCTTACAGAAACATCAGCGGGCACATTTACAACCAGAATGTGTCTCAGAAGGACTG CAACTGCCTGCATGTGGTGGAGCCCATGCCGGTGCCTGGCCATGATGTGGAAGCCTACTGCCTGCTCTGTGAGTGTAGGTATGAGGAGCGCAGCACCACAACCATCAAG GTCATTATCGTCATCTACCTGTCTGTGGTAGGGGCCCTCTTACTCTACATGGCCTTCCTGATGCTGGTGGACCCTCTCATCCGAAAGCCGGATGCCTATACTGAGCAGCTGCACAATGAAGAAGAGAATGAG GATGCCCGCTCCATGGCTGCCGCCGCCGCATCCATTGGAGGACCCCGAGCAAACACCGTCCTGGAGCGGGTGGAAGGCGCTCAGCAGCGATGGAAGCTACAGGTGCAGGAGCAGCGGAAGACGGTCTTCGATCGACACAAGATGCTCAGTTAG